Proteins co-encoded in one Magnetococcales bacterium genomic window:
- a CDS encoding murein transglycosylase A → MIDSALQRFVFSFLVVVLVAFGLKSCFSPRPPTSLEGKDLPLALVPWSPLEKQLLGSKGITEWGQALAGSARYYAKRNPTAEYTFGKEIVTAKALAKATLALSEVAKSGDSQKVFDHLGRHFRLFKSPGREKQKDVLVTAYYEPLLHGARTPSETNHYPLYRRPKDLLEVKLSDWSNDYGAKRLMGRLEGKRLKPYFDRQEIDQGGKLKDQALELVWVDDPVEAFFLHIQGSGRVKLTDGETMRVGYDGANGRPYRSIGKLLIDEGEIPRKEMSLQALEKWLAEHPKEQDRVLNYNPSYVFFRELDGPAVGNIGVPLTPNHSIATDYRLFPKGAPAILVTELPRFSEDGQKVLRWERVTRLVVNQDTGGAIRGAGRVDLFMGFGEEAERAAGIMKQARSELYFLAPRKIPAIH, encoded by the coding sequence GTGATCGACAGCGCCCTACAGCGGTTTGTTTTTTCCTTTCTGGTGGTGGTGCTGGTGGCCTTTGGGCTGAAGTCCTGTTTCAGCCCACGGCCCCCCACCTCCCTGGAAGGAAAAGATCTCCCCCTCGCGCTGGTCCCCTGGTCTCCCCTGGAAAAACAGCTCCTGGGGAGCAAGGGTATCACCGAGTGGGGTCAGGCCCTGGCAGGGAGCGCCCGATATTATGCCAAGCGTAACCCGACGGCTGAATACACCTTTGGCAAGGAGATCGTCACCGCCAAGGCGTTGGCCAAGGCGACCCTGGCCCTCAGTGAAGTCGCCAAAAGTGGCGACAGCCAAAAGGTATTCGACCACCTGGGCCGCCACTTCCGGCTATTTAAATCCCCTGGCCGGGAAAAACAGAAAGATGTCCTGGTCACCGCCTACTATGAACCCCTCCTTCACGGAGCGCGCACCCCCTCGGAAACAAACCACTATCCCCTCTATCGCCGCCCCAAAGATCTCTTGGAGGTCAAGCTCTCCGACTGGTCCAACGACTATGGCGCCAAGCGTCTGATGGGGCGTCTGGAGGGGAAACGACTGAAACCCTACTTTGATCGTCAGGAGATTGATCAGGGGGGGAAGCTCAAGGATCAAGCCCTGGAGTTGGTGTGGGTGGACGATCCGGTGGAGGCTTTTTTTCTGCACATCCAGGGATCGGGCCGGGTGAAACTCACCGATGGGGAGACCATGCGGGTGGGGTATGACGGCGCCAACGGCAGACCCTACCGCTCCATTGGCAAGCTGCTGATTGATGAGGGTGAAATTCCCCGCAAGGAGATGAGCCTGCAAGCCCTGGAAAAATGGCTGGCTGAACACCCCAAGGAGCAGGATCGGGTGCTCAACTACAACCCCTCCTACGTCTTTTTCCGTGAGCTGGATGGCCCGGCTGTGGGCAATATCGGCGTCCCCCTCACCCCCAACCACTCCATCGCGACTGATTACCGCCTCTTTCCCAAGGGGGCTCCAGCGATTTTGGTGACGGAACTGCCCCGCTTTTCAGAGGATGGCCAAAAAGTGCTCCGGTGGGAGCGGGTCACGCGATTGGTGGTCAACCAGGATACCGGGGGGGCTATTCGGGGAGCGGGCCGGGTGGATCTTTTCATGGGGTTTGGCGAGGAAGCTGAACGGGCCGCCGGGATCATGAAACAGGCGAGATCGGAGCTTTATTTTTTGGCACCCAGAAAAATTCCGGCCATTCACTGA